In Rhizobium sp. ZPR4, a genomic segment contains:
- a CDS encoding MtnX-like HAD-IB family phosphatase, protein MQVFCDFDGTISIEDATDMVLTRFAGAEWEDIEQLWKQGLIGSGECMRRQIALIQANRGELDLFLDTLSIDPGFESFLSFCRRDELPVTIVSDGVDYFIRRILARHGIEGLPIVANVLTCSVSQGRESYSLFPPFTATGCVSGAGVCKCRVVDSNDLQVYIGDGRSDFCVSDKVDLVFAKSKLVDYCEENGIPYVGFEDFSDLLPKMEAVLPSVERRSRTLPHFKTA, encoded by the coding sequence ATGCAGGTGTTTTGCGATTTTGATGGAACCATATCCATCGAAGACGCGACGGATATGGTGCTAACCCGTTTCGCCGGTGCTGAGTGGGAAGATATCGAACAGCTGTGGAAGCAGGGGCTGATCGGCTCCGGCGAATGCATGCGTCGGCAGATTGCTCTCATCCAGGCAAACCGGGGCGAGCTCGATCTGTTTCTGGACACGCTGTCGATCGATCCGGGCTTCGAGAGTTTTCTGTCCTTTTGCCGCCGCGACGAATTGCCTGTCACGATCGTCAGCGATGGTGTGGACTATTTCATCCGCCGCATCCTGGCGCGCCACGGCATCGAGGGTCTGCCGATAGTTGCCAATGTGCTGACCTGCAGCGTTTCGCAGGGCCGTGAGTCCTATTCGCTGTTTCCGCCGTTTACTGCAACCGGCTGCGTATCCGGTGCCGGTGTCTGCAAATGCCGCGTTGTCGATAGCAACGACCTGCAGGTCTACATCGGCGACGGGCGAAGCGACTTCTGCGTTTCCGACAAGGTCGATCTCGTTTTCGCCAAGTCCAAGCTTGTCGACTACTGCGAGGAAAACGGCATTCCGTATGTCGGTTTCGAAGACTTTTCCGATCTGCTTCCAAAGATGGAAGCCGTTCTCCCGAGCGTCGAACGACGCTCCCGTACGCTGCCGCATTTCAAGACAGCGTAA
- a CDS encoding HAMP domain-containing sensor histidine kinase — protein sequence MNNSTLTRKLFLRIAPVVVVTIVVIAAFAFNSATREINNIYDAQLIDDANVIWSLLRRPLEKNPDHAAKQIDDIDFTMDNQLAFNEDADDYADAHMFRAWVDGNIRFYSSTAFLSDVPQQKVGFTTLTYGGDEWRVYSLPIPNTTIVIELGEKIALRETLVSNILLNLFFPLLMLVPVIGFLIWLGINSGLRTIHGLVRQIRTRSPDDLSAIPVEELPRDLLPLGRSINQLLEKLGQSLTLERRFSDLAAHQLRTPQASVKLLLRMLEHSDSDHERQAIISDLVSSNNRTIHLIEQLLRLARVSHHPLNLTEITLYHWMASLIAELGNIITSRELDVVLEGDEAIQVKTDESLLRMLVTNLLDNAIKYTPVGGEIKVSIASEDGFGRISISDSGPGIPPHEREAVFQRFYRLNTLHTEGAGLGLAIVADTADRLSAMVDLSTSRLGNGLQVDLRLPLS from the coding sequence ATGAACAATTCAACGCTTACCCGCAAGCTATTTCTCCGTATTGCGCCGGTCGTCGTCGTGACGATCGTCGTGATCGCCGCTTTCGCCTTCAACAGCGCGACGCGGGAGATCAACAATATCTACGATGCCCAGCTCATCGACGACGCGAATGTGATCTGGAGCCTGCTGCGCCGTCCGCTGGAGAAGAATCCGGACCATGCGGCAAAGCAGATCGACGATATCGACTTCACCATGGACAATCAGCTGGCCTTCAATGAAGACGCCGATGACTATGCCGATGCGCACATGTTTCGTGCCTGGGTCGATGGCAATATCCGCTTCTACAGCAGCACGGCCTTTCTCTCAGACGTGCCGCAGCAGAAGGTCGGCTTCACCACACTGACCTATGGCGGGGACGAGTGGCGCGTCTATTCGCTGCCGATCCCGAATACGACCATCGTGATCGAGCTTGGCGAAAAGATCGCGCTTCGCGAAACGCTCGTTTCCAATATTCTCCTCAATCTGTTCTTTCCGCTGCTGATGCTGGTGCCCGTCATCGGCTTCCTCATCTGGCTCGGCATCAATAGCGGTCTGCGCACGATTCACGGGCTGGTGCGGCAGATTCGTACCCGGTCGCCGGATGATCTCTCAGCCATCCCCGTCGAAGAACTGCCGCGCGATCTGTTGCCGCTTGGCCGGTCGATCAACCAGCTGCTCGAAAAGCTCGGCCAGTCGCTGACGCTGGAGCGGCGCTTTTCCGACCTTGCCGCGCATCAGCTGCGCACGCCGCAGGCAAGCGTGAAGCTGCTTTTGCGGATGCTGGAACATAGCGATAGCGACCATGAGCGGCAGGCGATCATTTCCGACCTCGTTTCCAGCAACAACCGCACTATCCATCTGATCGAGCAGCTGCTGCGGCTCGCCAGGGTCAGCCACCATCCCCTCAATCTGACGGAGATTACGCTTTACCACTGGATGGCGTCGCTCATTGCCGAATTAGGCAACATCATCACCAGCCGCGAACTCGACGTGGTGCTGGAGGGGGATGAGGCAATCCAGGTCAAGACCGACGAGTCGCTGCTGCGGATGCTGGTCACCAATCTGCTCGACAACGCCATCAAATACACGCCTGTCGGTGGGGAAATCAAAGTTTCGATCGCTTCGGAGGATGGTTTCGGCCGCATTTCGATCAGCGACAGCGGCCCCGGCATTCCGCCGCATGAGCGGGAAGCGGTGTTCCAGCGCTTCTATCGCCTCAACACGCTTCACACGGAAGGGGCCGGCCTTGGTCTCGCTATCGTTGCAGATACGGCGGACCGACTTTCGGCAATGGTTGATCTTTCTACTTCACGTTTGGGCAATGGTCTTCAGGTCGATCTAAGATTGCCGTTGAGTTAA
- a CDS encoding response regulator, whose protein sequence is MRVLLVEDDNILGSSLKKALEKHAYGVDWMRDGESGLEAAESSHFAAIVLDINLPQLSGMEVLRRIRQRGNSVPVLLLTAMDSVRQKVEGLDEGADDYLVKPFDLDELLARLRALIRRRDGRTESVIRCGDVEVDPSAMVARKGSVQVHTTAKEFHLLKLLMERSGRYVTKNDIEYALYDAENTVESNTIEVTIYNLRKKLGTDFIKSIRGVGYMIER, encoded by the coding sequence GTGCGCGTTCTGCTTGTTGAAGACGACAATATCCTCGGATCATCGCTGAAGAAGGCGCTGGAAAAGCACGCCTATGGCGTCGACTGGATGCGCGATGGCGAATCCGGCCTGGAGGCTGCGGAGAGCTCGCATTTCGCAGCGATCGTGCTCGATATCAATCTACCGCAGCTGAGCGGCATGGAAGTGCTGCGGCGTATCCGCCAGCGGGGTAATTCCGTGCCCGTACTTTTGCTGACGGCGATGGACTCCGTGCGTCAGAAGGTCGAAGGCCTCGATGAGGGCGCCGACGATTACTTGGTCAAGCCTTTCGATCTCGACGAGCTGCTGGCGCGGCTGCGTGCGCTCATCCGCCGGCGCGACGGGCGGACCGAAAGCGTCATCCGCTGCGGCGATGTCGAGGTCGATCCCTCGGCCATGGTGGCGCGCAAGGGCAGCGTGCAGGTCCATACCACCGCTAAGGAATTCCATCTGTTGAAGCTGCTGATGGAGCGCAGCGGCCGCTACGTGACGAAGAACGATATCGAATATGCGCTCTATGACGCGGAAAACACCGTCGAGAGCAATACGATCGAAGTGACGATCTACAATCTGCGCAAGAAGCTCGGCACCGATTTCATCAAGTCGATCCGCGGCGTCGGCTATATGATCGAGCGATGA
- a CDS encoding PLP-dependent aminotransferase family protein, protein MAAISDRIAARSLIPGARLPSVRSFAKTMQVSVSTVVEAYERLAAEGTIRSRPGAGFYVCGPLPPLSLSETGAKSDRNVDPLWISRQSLEVGDDVLKPGCGWLPPSWLPQAALRRAMRTLARGDMGALANYGTPLGLPLLRQLLARRLGEHGITVPPDQILLTESGTQAIDLLCRFLLEPGDTVLVDDPCYFNFHALLRAHRANVVSVPFTPTGPDVELFGQILERHKPRLYITNSAIHNPTGATLSPVTAHRLLKLADAAGLTIIEDDIFADFEDVPAPRLAAYDGLDRVIHIGSFSKTLSASVRCGFIAARRGWIDGLVDLKVASSFSCGQLSAELVYLALKDGSYRKHVEALRVRLAKTMADVSTRLEAIGIVPWLKPRAGMFLWCRLPEGLDAADVARACLAEGIVLAPGNVFSLSDTAGRFMRFNVAQSTDPRIFEALETSMRKLR, encoded by the coding sequence ATGGCGGCGATTTCCGACCGTATTGCCGCCCGCAGCTTGATACCGGGTGCGCGGCTTCCTTCTGTGCGCAGCTTCGCAAAGACGATGCAGGTGTCTGTTTCCACCGTGGTCGAGGCTTATGAGCGGCTCGCCGCCGAGGGCACGATCCGCTCGCGGCCGGGCGCCGGATTCTATGTCTGCGGCCCGCTGCCGCCGCTTTCGCTGTCCGAGACCGGAGCGAAATCGGATCGCAACGTCGATCCGCTCTGGATTTCCAGACAATCGCTCGAGGTAGGGGATGATGTCCTGAAGCCCGGCTGCGGCTGGCTTCCACCCTCCTGGCTGCCGCAGGCGGCGTTGCGGCGGGCAATGCGGACGCTGGCAAGAGGCGATATGGGAGCGCTCGCCAATTACGGGACGCCGCTCGGCCTGCCGCTGCTGCGGCAGCTGCTCGCCCGGCGTCTCGGCGAGCATGGCATCACGGTGCCGCCGGACCAGATCCTGCTGACGGAATCCGGCACCCAGGCGATCGACCTTCTCTGCCGTTTCCTGCTCGAACCCGGCGATACCGTGCTGGTGGACGATCCCTGCTATTTCAATTTTCATGCGCTCTTGCGGGCGCATCGTGCCAATGTCGTCTCCGTGCCCTTCACGCCTACGGGGCCGGATGTCGAACTGTTCGGACAGATTCTCGAACGGCACAAGCCGCGGCTCTACATCACCAATTCCGCCATTCACAATCCGACGGGAGCGACGCTTTCGCCCGTGACGGCACACCGGCTGCTGAAGCTGGCGGATGCTGCCGGGCTGACGATCATCGAGGACGATATCTTTGCCGACTTCGAGGATGTTCCGGCACCGCGGCTTGCCGCCTATGACGGGCTCGACCGGGTGATCCATATCGGCAGCTTTTCGAAGACGCTTTCGGCCTCGGTGCGCTGCGGCTTCATCGCAGCGCGGCGGGGTTGGATCGATGGGTTAGTCGATCTCAAGGTCGCGAGCAGCTTCAGTTGCGGGCAATTGTCGGCCGAGCTCGTCTATCTCGCGCTGAAGGATGGCAGCTATCGCAAGCATGTCGAGGCCTTGCGTGTAAGGCTCGCCAAGACCATGGCGGACGTGTCGACGCGGCTGGAAGCGATCGGTATCGTGCCTTGGTTGAAGCCCCGGGCTGGTATGTTTCTCTGGTGCAGGCTGCCGGAAGGGCTCGATGCCGCCGATGTCGCGCGTGCCTGCCTTGCCGAGGGCATCGTCCTTGCGCCGGGCAATGTTTTCAGCCTCTCGGATACGGCCGGACGTTTCATGCGGTTCAATGTCGCGCAGTCGACCGATCCTCGCATCTTCGAGGCGCTGGAAACCTCCATGCGGAAACTGAGGTAA
- a CDS encoding DMT family transporter, which produces MDKTTTGWIYGLTGVVIFSGSLPATRVAVMDFDPVFLTVARAAIAGLLGLGLLLAFREKRPTRGDITSLAIVALGCVVGFPLLTALALKHVTSAHSIVFIGLLPLATAIFGVLRGGERPRPAFWIFSVLGSALVCSYALAQGVSASPVGDLLMLAAVIVCGLGYAEGAVLSRRLGGWQVICWALVLSLPVMIALCFMTMPHNIDGIGGPAWLGLIYVSLFSMLIGFVFWYRGLAQGGIAAVGQLQFLQPFFGFALAAALLKESVSWSMLVVTLAVVACVAGARKFAH; this is translated from the coding sequence ATGGACAAGACGACAACAGGATGGATTTACGGTTTGACGGGAGTGGTGATCTTCAGTGGCTCGCTGCCGGCGACGCGGGTGGCCGTGATGGATTTCGACCCTGTGTTCCTGACCGTTGCCCGAGCCGCGATCGCCGGCCTCCTGGGTCTTGGCCTGCTGCTTGCCTTTCGTGAAAAGCGCCCGACTCGCGGCGATATCACCTCACTCGCCATCGTCGCCCTCGGCTGCGTCGTCGGCTTTCCGCTCTTGACAGCATTGGCGCTCAAGCATGTCACCTCCGCCCACTCCATCGTCTTCATCGGCCTGCTGCCCTTAGCGACCGCCATCTTCGGCGTGCTGCGCGGCGGCGAGCGGCCGCGCCCGGCCTTCTGGATATTCTCCGTCCTCGGCAGTGCGCTCGTGTGCAGCTATGCGCTTGCGCAGGGCGTGTCGGCCTCGCCGGTCGGCGATCTCCTGATGCTTGCAGCCGTGATCGTCTGCGGCCTCGGCTATGCCGAGGGCGCGGTGCTCTCGCGCCGGCTCGGCGGCTGGCAGGTTATCTGCTGGGCTCTCGTCCTGTCGCTGCCGGTTATGATCGCGCTCTGCTTCATGACCATGCCGCACAACATCGACGGCATCGGCGGCCCTGCCTGGCTCGGCCTCATCTATGTCTCGCTCTTCAGCATGCTGATCGGCTTCGTCTTCTGGTATCGCGGGCTCGCCCAGGGTGGCATCGCAGCCGTCGGCCAGCTGCAATTCCTCCAGCCCTTCTTCGGCTTCGCGCTCGCCGCTGCCCTTCTCAAGGAAAGCGTCAGCTGGTCCATGCTCGTGGTGACGCTTGCTGTCGTCGCCTGCGTCGCCGGGGCACGAAAATTCGCCCATTGA